The Toxotes jaculatrix isolate fToxJac2 chromosome 14, fToxJac2.pri, whole genome shotgun sequence genome window below encodes:
- the copa gene encoding coatomer subunit alpha: MLTKFETKSARVKGLSFHPKRPWVLASLHNGVIQLWDYRMCTLIDKFDEHDGPVRGIDFHKQQPLFVSGGDDYKIKVWNYKLRRCLFTLLGHLDYIRTTFFHHEYPWILSASDDQTIRIWNWQSRTCVCVLTGHNHYVMCAQFHPSEDLVVSASLDQTVRVWDISGLRKKNLSPGAVETEVRGISGVDLFGASDAVVKHVLEGHDRGVNWAAFHPSMPLIVSGADDRQVKIWRMNESKAWELDTCRGHYNNVSCAVFHPRQELILSNSEDKSIRVWDMSKRTGVQTFRRDHDRFWVLGAHPNLNLFAAGHDSGMIVFKLERERPAYAVYGNMLYYVKDRFLRQLDFNSSKDTAVMQLRSGSKFPVFSMSYNPAENAVLLCNRATNLENSTYDLYSIPKESDSQNPDAPEGKRSSGLTAVWVARNRFAVLDRIHSLLIKNLKNEIVKKVQVPSCEEIFYAGTGSLLLRDADGVTLFDVQQKRSLATVKIAKVKYVVWSADTSHVALLAKHAIMICNRKLESLCNIHENIRVKSGAWDESGVFIYTTSNHIKYALTSGDHGIIRTLDLPIYVTRVRGNSVYCLDRECRPRVLTIDPTEYRFKLALVNRKYDEVLHMVRNAKLVGQSIIAYLQKKGYPEVALHFVKDEKTRFSLALECGNIEVALEAAKALDERSCWERLGEAALLQGHHQVVEMCYQRTKNFDKLTFLYLITGNLAKLRKMMKIAEIRKDMSGHYQAALYLGDVSERVRILKNCGQKSLAYLTAATHGLDEEAEALKETFDPEKETVPEVDPNAQLLQPPPPINPLDTNWPLLTVSKGFFEGAIAAKGKAGQMAADLDMDASGGDGWGDDAELQLDEDGFMDAQEGLGDEGVVKEEGGGWEVEEDLDLPPELDIPAGAGGGVEDGFFVPPTKGMSPTQMWCNNSQLPVDHILAGSFETAMRLLHDQVGVVSFGPYKSLFMQTLSRGRTCYLGLPSLPCLRSHPQRNWKDCGAKQGLPAVGLRLSDLISRLQQCYQLTTAGRFEEAVERFRAILLSVPLLVVDNKQEIAEAQQLITICREYIVGLTMETERKKLPKDTLEQQKRLCEMAAYFTHCNLQPVHMVLVLRTALNLFFKLRNFKTAAGFARRLLELGPKPDVAQQTRKILAACEKTLTDAHQLNYDPHNPFDLCAASFVPLYRGRPVEKCPLSGACYCPTYKGQICRVTQVTEIGKDVIGLRVSPLQFR, translated from the exons ATGTTAACCAAATTTGAAACGAAGTCGGCCCGTGTTAAAG GCCTAAGTTTCCACCCCAAAAGGCCATGGGTTCTTGCAAGTTTGCACAACGGAGTCATCCAGCTGTGGGACTATCGGATGTGCACACTGATTGACAAGTTTGACGAGCATGATG GTCCCGTCAGAGGAATTGATTTCCACAAACAGCagcctctgtttgtgtctggaGGAGATGATTATAAAATCAAG GTGTGGAACTATAAGCTGAGGCGCTGCCTCTTCACCCTCCTTGGACACCTTGACTACATCAGGACCACTTTCTTCCACCAT GAGTACCCCTGGATTCTGAGTGCCTCAGATGACCAGACAATACGCATCTGGAACTGGCAGTCTAGGACCTGTGTCTG TGTGCTGACTGGCCATAATCACTACGTGATGTGCGCCCAGTTTCATCCATCTGAGGACCTGGTGGTGTCAGCCAGTCTGGACCAGACTGTGCGAGTGTGGGATATCTCCG GTCTGAGGAAGAAGAACCTGTCTCCCGGTGCGGTAGAGACGGAGGTGCGCGGCATCTCTGGTGTTGACTTGTTTGGTGCCTCTGATGCTGTCGTCAAGCATGTCCTTGAG ggTCACGACCGGGGGGTCAACTGGGCAGCCTTCCACCCCAGCATGCCCCTCATCGTGTCTGGAGCTGACGACAGGCAGGTCAAGATCTGGAGAATGAATG AATCCAAGGCGTGGGAGCTGGATACATGCCGCGGTCACTACAACAACGTGTCCTGTGCTGTCTTCCACCCACGTCAGGAGCTCATCCTGTCCAACTCTGAGGACAAGAGTATCCGGGTGTGGGATATGTCCAAGAGGACCGGAGTGCAGACATTCCGCCGGGACCACGATCGCTTCTGGGTGCTGGGGGCTCACCCAAACCTCAACCTGTTTGCTGCTG GTCATGACAGTGGCATGATTGTGTTCAAGCTGGAGCGTGAGCGTCCGGCATACGCTGTGTACGGGAACATGCTGTACTATGTCAAGGACCGTTTCCTCCGCCAACTGGACTTCAACAGCAGCAAGGACACTGCTGTCATGCAGCTACGCAG TGGGTCTAAGTTCCCAGTGTTCAGCATGTCTTACAACCCTGCTGAGAACGCTGTCCTGCTCTGCAAT AGGGCGACCAACCTGGAGAACAGCACCTATGACCTGTACTCTATTCCCAAAGAAAGTGACTCTCAGAACCCTGATG CACCCGAGGGGAAGAGGTCCTCTGGTCTGACAGCGGTCTGGGTGGCTAGGAACAGATTCGCCGTCCTGGACCGAATACACTCT CTGCTGATTAAGAACTTGAAGAATGAAATTGTGAAGAAAGTTCAGGTGCCCAGCTGCGAGGAAATCTTCTATGCAGGGACAGGCTCGTTGCTGCTGCGCGACGCTGACGGCGTCACGCTGTTTGACGTGCAGCAGAAACGCTCTCTGGCCACCGTCAAGATTGCCAAGGTCAAGTACGTGGTGTGGAGCGCTGACACCAGCCACGTGGCTCTGCTGGCTAAACATG CCATCATGATCTGCAACCGTAAGCTGGAGAGTCTCTGCAACATTCACGAGAACATCCGAGTAAAGAGCGGAGCCTGGGACGAGAGTGGAGTCTTCATCTACACCACCTCCAACCACATCAAATACGCCCTCACCTCTGG TGACCATGGCATCATCAGGACCCTGGACCTGCCCATCTATGTGACCCGTGTGAGAGGCAACAGTGTTTACTGCCTGGACAGGGAGTGCAGGCCACGCGTCCTCACCATTGACCCCACAGAGTACCGCTTCAAACTGGCGCTGGTCAACCGCAAATATGATGAG GTGCTGCACATGGTGCGTAACGCCAAGCTGGTGGGCCAGTCCATCATTGCTTACCTGCAGAAGAAGGGCTACCCTGAGGTGGCGCTGCACTTTGTCAAAGATGAGAAGACACGCTTTAGTCTGGCTCTGGAGTGTGGCAACATTGAG GTGGCGCTAGAGGCTGCTAAGGCCCTGGATGAGCGCAGCTGCTGGGAGCGTCTGGGTGAGGCAGCGCTGCTGCAGGGCCACCACCAGGTCGTGGAAATGTGCTACCAGAGGACCAAGAACTTTGACAAGCTCACCTTCCTGTACCTCATCACTGGCAACCTGGCCAAGCTGCGCAAGATGATGAAGATCG CTGAGATCAGAAAGGACATGAGTGGTCACTACCAGGCAGCTCTCTACCTTGGAGACGTCAGTGAGAGGGTCCGCATCTTGAAGAACTGTGGACAGA AGTCTCTGGCTTACCTGACTGCAGCCACCCATGGGCTGGATGAAGAGGCCGAGGCACTGAAGGAGACCTTTGACCCAGAAAAGGAGACG GTGCCAGAGGTTGATCCAAatgctcagctgctgcagcccccTCCACCCATCAACCCTCTGGACACCAACTGGCCCCTGCTCACAGTGTCTAAAGGCTTCTTTGAGGGAGCCATTGCAGCGAAAG GGAAGGCAGGTCAGATGGCTGCCGATCTCGACATGGATGCTTCAGGAGGCGACGGCTGGGGAGATGATGCCGAGCTTCAGCTGGATGAAG atgGCTTCATGGATGCCCAGGAAGGATTAGGGGATGAAGGAGTggtgaaagaggaaggaggaggctgggaggtggaggaagaccTTGACCTTCCTCCAGAGCTG GACATACCAgctggagcaggtggaggggTAGAAGATGGCTTCTTTGTCCCACCGACCAAGGGCATGAGTCCGACCCAGATGTGGTGCAACAACTCCCAGCTGCCAGTGGACCACATCCTGGCTGGCTCCTTCGAAACGGCCATGAGA CTGCTTCACGACCAGGTAGGAGTTGTGAGCTTTGGCCCATACAAGTCGCTGTTCATGCAGACTCTGTCCAGAGGCCGCACCTGTTACCTGGGGCTGCCTTCCCTGCCCTGCCTGCGCAGCCATCCTCAAAGGAACTGGAAg gactgTGGGGCGAAGCAGGGCCTGCCTGCTGTGGGCCTGCGCCTCTCCGACCTTATCTCCCGCCTACAGCAGTGCTACCAGCTGACCACTGCCGGGCGGTTTGAGGAAGCTGTCGAGCGCTTTAGAGCCATCCTGCTGTCTGTACCTCTGCTGGTGGTTGATAACAAACAGGAGATTGCAGAG gctCAGCAGCTGATCACAATTTGCAGAGAGTACATAGTGGGTCTGaccatggagacagagaggaagaagctgcCGAAAGACACACTGGAACAGCAGAAGAGGCTGTGTGAG ATGGCTGCTTATTTCACCCACTGTAATCTCCAGCCCGTCCACATGGTGCTGGTGTTGCGCACAGCTCTGAACCTCTTCTTCAAACTGCGTAACTTCAAGACAGCTGCTGGCTTTGCACGACGCCTGCTGGAGCTGGGGCCAAAGCCAGATGTTGCACAGCAG ACCCGCAAGATTTTGGCTGCTTGTGAGAAGACCCTGACAGATGCCCACCAGTTGAACTACGATCCCCACAATCCATTTGATCTGTGCGCTGCCTCTTTTGTCCCCCTGTACCGTGGACGCCCTGTTGAGAAGTGCCCTCTGTCTGGAGCCTGCTACTGTCCTACATACAAAGGCCAGATCTGCAGGGTCACACAG GTGACGGAGATCGGTAAGGATGTGATTGGTCTGCGTGTGAGTCCACTTCAGTTCCGTTAA
- the pex19 gene encoding peroxisomal biogenesis factor 19, translating into MASGTGESSAGHDAELDELLDSALDDFDKTPAPPAPESAAASSSANSGAEKPPLLEDCKLFESLFEGEMAAQAKEEWEKAMTELAQEEPELLQHFQKLSEAAGKVGSDTASQQEFTSCLKETLRGLAKNADNLQSAGLAGDDLVKALEGLGLEEGGEGGGDDGNILPIMQSIMQNLLSKEVLYPSLKEISTKYPEWLVANKPSLSPEDYQRYEQQANIMGEICKLFEKEEEGAGDKESTFESIMDLMQRLQNLGQPPKELAGEAPPGLNFDMESLNLPGGPGAAGAEQCSIM; encoded by the exons ATGGCGTCAGGAACGGGAGAGTCGTCCGCTGGACACGACGCAGAACTGGACGAATTATTGGACA gTGCACTGGATGACTTTGACAAGACACCGGCCCCTCCGGCCCCAGAATCTGCAGCTGCTTCGTCCTCAGCCAACAGTGGTGCAGAGAAG CCACCCCTCCTTGAGGACTGCAAGCTTTTTGAGTCTCTCTTTGAGGGAGAAATGGCTGCTCAAGCCAAGGAGGAGTGGGAGAAGGCCATGACTGAGCTGGCCCAGGAGGAGCCAGAATTACTGCAGCACTTCCAAAAgctgtcagaggctgcaggcAAAGTCG GCAGTGACACCGCCTCCCAGCAAgaattcacttcctgtcttaaaGAAACCCTCCGTGGCCTGGCCAAAAATGCAGACAATCTGCAG TCAGCAGGACTAGCTGGTGACGATCTTGTCAAGGCTCTAGAAGGCCTAGGATTGGAGGAGGGTGGCGAAGGGGGCGGCGATGATGGAAACATCCTGCCCATCATGCAGTCCATCATGCAGAATCTTCTCTCTAAGGAAGTGCTTTATCCGTCTCTCAAAGAGATCTCTACCAAG TACCCAGAGTGGTTGGTTGCCAACAAACCAAGCCTTAGCCCAGAGGACTACCAGCGCTATGAACAGCAGGCCAACATCATGGGAGAGATCTGTAAGCTCTttgagaaggaggaagagggggcaGGTGATAAAGAGAGCACGTTTGAGAGCATCATGGATCTGATGCAACGG cttcAAAACCTGGGCCAACCACCCAAAGAGTTAGCAGGTGAAGCG CCTCCCGGACTTAACTTTGACATGGAGTCACTGAATCTTCCCGGGGGACCCGGGGCCGCCGGGGCGGAGCAGTGCTCCATCATGTGA
- the myadmb gene encoding myeloid-associated differentiation marker homolog, translated as MAIVLHSSPLLWTRLAALVFSCVAFSVAVHGGRLFHGTGDWCIFCWAFSFAGTLLVILVELFGLQTRAPVSWKNFPITFACYAALLCLSASIIFPLYFLKGSTGPSEIRDYRIVSTVFSCLATIAYMSEVSISKARPGEVAGYMATAPGLLKVCETFVACIIFVFVSDPVLYDRHDALKYCMSVYCICFILSAAIILLCIGEWTGFLPFPFARFLSAYALLAVVLYLSATIIWPIFNFDPKHGGSKERPYNCSSALGLCVWDKLVAVAVLTAVNFILYLADLIYSTRLVFVSA; from the coding sequence ATGGCTATAGTCCTCCACTCCAGCCCACTCCTATGGACAAGGTTGGCAGCCTTGGTCTTCTCCTGTGTGGCCTTCTCTGTGGCTGTGCATGGTGGCAGACTCTTCCACGGCACCGGAGACTGGTGCATCTTCTGCTGGGCCTTCAGCTTTGCGGGGACTCTGCTCGTCATCCTGGTGGAGTTGTTCGGCCTTCAGACCAGAGCCCCCGTCTCCTGGAAGAACTTCCCCATCACATTCGCCTGCTACGCTGCCCtgctctgcctgtctgcctccaTCATTTTCCCCCTCTATTTCCTCAAGGGATCCACAGGGCCGAGTGAGATCCGCGACTACCGCATTGTGTCCACCGTCTTCTCCTGCCTGGCCACCATCGCCTACATGAGCGAGGTGAGCATCAGCAAGGCGCGTCCAGGCGAGGTGGCCGGCTACATGGCCACAGCGCCTGGCCTGCTCAAAGTCTGCGAGACCTTTGTGGCCTGCATCATCTTTGTCTTCGTCAGCGACCCCGTGTTGTACGACCGTCACGATGCACTCAAGTACTGCATGTCTGTCTATTGCATCTGCTTCATCCTGTCGGCGGCCATCATCCTGCTCTGCATAGGCGAGTGGACTGGCTTCCTCCCCTTCCCGTTTGCCCGCTTCCTGTCTGCCTACGCCCTGTTGGCTGTAGTTCTCTATCTGTCAGCGACCATCATCTGGCCCATCTTCAACTTTGACCCCAAGCACGGCGGATCAAAAGAAAGGCCTTACAACTGCAGCAGCGCCCTGGGGCTGTGCGTGTGGGATAAGCTTGTTGCGGTGGCTGTGCTCACAGCTGTCAACTTCATCCTCTACCTGGCCGACCTGATCTACTCCACTCGCCTGGTGTTTGTCAGTGCTTGA